One Diospyros lotus cultivar Yz01 chromosome 1, ASM1463336v1, whole genome shotgun sequence genomic window carries:
- the LOC127803613 gene encoding uncharacterized protein LOC127803613 codes for MRISQLSARSRAFLGTVLRESPIISAVRLPPGHSFCISSYSPRTLLTSPHSHDSPIPRQTTTSISAPLSFRNSHFHARVRLFSSARTIQELLADVEREKQKEREERRRAGLDVAVIDAEDEEDYMGVGPLIEKLEKQNLKDSGHDLNMYEEATDSDSEDDERFSPDAIQKGAELFEKKFKRHEELLKNFTEAETLDDAFKWMNRIDMFEQKHLHLRPEYRVIGELMNRLKESTGKDKFLLQQKLNRAMRLVEWKEAYDPNNPANYGVIQQEQGGPSVDLLEHAGFEKQKQIIQGGLDEDDDVFDDMKEKDDILLGKLNSIDKKLEEKLAELDHTFGKKGKLLEEEIRDLAEERNSLIEKRRIPLYRKGFDVRLIDVNRTCKVTKGGQVIKYTAMLACGNYHGVIGFAKAKGAAVPIALQKAHEKCFQNLHYVERHEEHTIAHAVQTTYKKTKLYLWPAPTQTGMKAGKTVQTILNLAGFKNVKSKVVGSRNPHNTVKALFKALNAIETPKDVQEKFGRTVVESYLL; via the exons ATGAGGATATCGCAGCTCTCAGCGCGGTCTCGGGCCTTTCTCGGCACCGTTCTCCGAGAATCCCCAATTATCTCCGCCGTTAGGCTCCCGCCGGGCCATTCTTTCTGCATCTCCTCATACTCCCCCCGAACTCTATTGACTTCCCCTCATTCTCACGATTCTCCAATCCCTAGGCAAACAACAACATCAATTTCTGCTCCGCTATCATTCCGCAATTCCCATTTCCACGCTAGGGTTCGGTTGTTTTCCTCCGCAAGAACGATCCAAGAGCTCCTGGCGGATGTCGAGAGGGAGAAGCAGAAGGAGAGGGAGGAGAGGAGAAGGGCCGGCTTGGATGTAGCGGTTATCGATGCCGAGGACGAAGAGGATTACATGGGCGTCGGTCCGCTTATTGAGAAGCTCGAGAAGCAGAACCTCAAGGACTCTGGGCACGACCTCAATATGTATGAAGAGGCCACCGATTCTGACAGCGAAGATGACGAGAGGTTCAGTCCAGATGCCATCCAGAAAGGGGCCGAATTGTTCGAGAAGAAGTTTAAGAGACACGAGGAGCTCCTCAAAAACTTCACCGAGGCCG AGACACTTGACGATGCTTTCAAATGGATGAACAGAATCGACATGTTTGAGCAAAAACATTTGCATCTTCGCCCAGAATATCGTGTCATTGGTGAGTTGATGAATCGGTTGAAAGAATCAACTGGAAAGGATAAGTTTCTTCTTCAACAGAAGCTTAATAGGGCCATGAGGTTAGTAGAGTGGAAGGAAGCTTATGATCCCAATAATCCTGCCAATTATGGAGTCATTCAGCAGGAACAAGGGGGACCCTCTGTTGATCTTCTGGAACATGCCGGATttgaaaagcaaaaacaaaTCATACAAGGGGGAttagatgaagatgatgatgtgtTTGACGACATGAAGGAGAAGGATGATATATTGTTAGGGAAGCTTAATTCTATAGACAAGAAACTTGAAGAGAAGCTAGCAGAGTTGGATCATACATTTGGAAAGAAGGGAAAGCTTCTGGAAGAGGAGATCAGAGATCTAGCTGAGGAGAGGAACTCGTTGATAGAGAAGAGGAGAATACCTCTTTACAGGAAA GGTTTTGATGTGAGGCTAATTGATGTGAATCGGACTTGTAAAGTTACCAAG GGGGGACAAGTGATCAAATACACTGCTATGTTGGCTTGTGGGAATTACCATGGTGTTATTGGTTTTGCAAAAGCCAAAGGCGCAGCAGTTCCTATTGCCCTTCAGAAG GCACATGAGAAATGCTTTCAGAATCTTCATTATGTGGAGCGACATGAAGAGCATACCATTGCACATGCGGTTCAAACCACGTATAAGAAAACTAAG TTGTATCTTTGGCCTGCACCAACTCAGACGGGGATGAAAGCAGGCAAAACTGTCCAAACCATTTTAAATTTAGCCGGATTCAAAAATGTGAAGTCTAAG GTTGTTGGCTCAAGGAATCCTCATAACACAGTGAAGGCCCTCTTTAAGGCTTTAAATGCG ATTGAAACTCCCAAAGATGTTCAAGAGAAGTTTGGCCGGACGGTGGTCGAGTCCTACCTGCTGTAA
- the LOC127788093 gene encoding maltose excess protein 1-like, chloroplastic: MAGSLLPMARAPLRANESHHHHHHLSQAVRLDDSKKPYLMLRMRCNSHRHHIDNRNINSSSNLIGDLNLSFIGRSSLHHRRLEPITAVGSESEGVVPHPVHQDLQGSSGSEEAKSGKILEQWNMLTAKFAGASNVPFLLLQLPQIVLNARNLLAGNKTALFAVPWLGMFTGLVGNLSLLSYFAKKRESEVVVVQTLGVVSIYVVIVQLAIAGAMPLPHFTVTSIVVASGLVINFMYYFGLLNDGIWRFWEDFITVAGLSVLPQVMWSTFVPYIPNSILPGTIAFTIAVVAVVLARMGKLPEKGIKFVGGISGWTATLLFMWMPVAQMWTNLLNPDNIKGLSAFSMLLAMIGNGLMIPRALFIRDFMWFTGSTWASIFYGWGNLLCLYCFNSISKEFLLAATAGLYTWIGLALWRDTKVYGHSSPLTSIRELVFGS; this comes from the exons aTGGCCGGTTCGCTGCTGCCCATGGCGAGGGCACCGCTGCGTGCTAACGAatcccatcatcatcatcatcatctttctCAGGCGGTGCGTTTGGATGACTCTAAGAAACCCTATCTGATGCTGCGAATGCGATGCAACAGCCACCGTCATCATATCGATAATAGGAATATTAATAGTAGCAGTAATCTCATCGGCGATCTCAACTTATCATTCATTGGCCGCTCCTCGCTTCATCACCGACGTCTCGAACCAATTACTGCAGTTGGCTCGGAGTCGGAGGGCGTTGTTCCCCATCCAGTTCACCAGGACCTCCAG GGATCTAGCGGATCCGAGGAGGCTAAGAGTGGCAAGATCTTGGAGCAATGGAATATGTTGACGGCGAAGTTCGCTGGAGCTTCGAACGTTCCATTTTTGCTGCTGCAACTGCCCCAAATTGTACTCAATGCTCGTAATCTTTTGGCTGGGAATAAGACAGCGCTCTTCGCGGTTCCATGGCTG GGGATGTTTACTGGATTGGTGGGGAACCTCTCTTTGCTATCCTATTTTGCAAAGAAAAGGGAGTCCGAGGTGGTGGTGGTGCAGACACTGGGAGTTGTATCCATATATGTGGTGATTGTCCAGCTGGCCATTGCTGGAGCCATGCCTCTACCTCATTTCACAGTTACATCTATCGTGGTTGCCTCTGGTCTCGTCATAAACTTCATGTATTATTTTGGTTTGCTCAATGATGGAATCTGGCGCTTTTGGGAAGATTTCATTACTGTTGCTGGACTCTCCGTACTTCCCCAA GTCATGTGGTCAACATTTGTCCCATATATTCCTAACAGTATTTTGCCAGGCACTATTGCTTTTACCATAGCTGTTGTGGCTGTTGTCTTG GCACGGATGGGTAAACTTCCAGAGAAAGGTATCAAATTTGTTGGAGGAATATCTGGATGGACTGCCACACTTCTTTTCATGTGGATGCCTGTTGCACAAATG TGGACTAATTTGCTGAATCCTGATAACATCAAAGGCTTGTCAGCTTTCTCAATGTTACTTGCTATGATTGGAAATGGACTAATGATTCCACGTGCTCTCTTTATTCGGGATTTCATGTG GTTCACTGGTTCAACTTGGGCATCTATTTTCTATGGATGGGGGAACCTCCTATGCTTGTACTG TTTTAACAGTATTAGCAAGGAATTCTTATTGGCAGCAACAGCTGGCTTGTACACTTGGATAG GACTTGCTCTTTGGAGAGATACCAAAGTGTATGGCCACAGTTCGCCATTGACATCCATAAGGGAGTTGGTTTTTGGATCTTGA